One window of the Longimicrobium sp. genome contains the following:
- a CDS encoding SMP-30/gluconolactonase/LRE family protein encodes MAHRLPLPVGALLALFLCACGSAEARDAPLARKLHVVQGLGFPESVRYDADQDVYFVSNMVGPGSAKDGKGYIARIPAATLGPVTIFAQGGTGGVVLDAPKGMAIQGDTLWVADIDVLRGFHRRTGAPLATIDMRPHHAMLLNDIAVGPDGTMRVTDTGISMTPKGVLYHGTDKIFAIGPGRAVSLLASGKELKLPNGITWDSAGRRWIVVAFHPFRSEVYALGQGTRTTIAIGTGRFDGVEALRDGRLLVTSWSDSSLHVFSGKTEQRVIRGLWQPADLGVDPRRQRVAIPLVLQGRVEIWELPGA; translated from the coding sequence ATGGCGCACCGGCTCCCCCTCCCCGTGGGCGCACTCCTCGCGCTCTTCCTCTGCGCGTGCGGCTCGGCCGAGGCGCGCGACGCGCCGCTGGCCCGCAAGCTCCACGTGGTGCAGGGGCTCGGCTTTCCGGAGTCGGTGCGCTACGACGCGGACCAGGACGTCTACTTCGTCTCCAACATGGTGGGCCCCGGCTCCGCAAAGGACGGCAAGGGCTACATCGCGCGCATCCCCGCGGCGACGCTGGGGCCGGTGACGATCTTTGCGCAGGGCGGCACCGGCGGGGTGGTGCTGGACGCGCCCAAGGGGATGGCGATCCAGGGCGACACGCTCTGGGTGGCGGACATCGACGTGCTGCGCGGCTTCCACCGCCGCACCGGCGCGCCGCTCGCTACGATCGACATGCGCCCGCACCACGCGATGCTGCTCAACGACATCGCCGTGGGACCGGACGGCACGATGCGCGTGACGGACACCGGCATCTCGATGACGCCCAAGGGCGTCCTCTACCACGGCACGGACAAGATCTTCGCGATCGGGCCGGGGCGCGCGGTCTCGCTGCTGGCCAGCGGCAAGGAGCTGAAGCTGCCGAACGGGATCACCTGGGACTCCGCGGGGCGGCGCTGGATCGTGGTGGCGTTCCACCCCTTCCGCAGCGAGGTGTACGCGCTGGGCCAGGGCACCCGCACCACCATCGCCATCGGCACGGGGCGGTTCGACGGGGTGGAGGCGCTCAGGGACGGCCGCCTGCTGGTGACCTCGTGGAGCGATTCCAGTCTGCACGTCTTCAGCGGAAAGACGGAGCAGCGCGTGATCCGCGGCCTCTGGCAGCCCGCCGACCTGGGGGTGGACCCGCGGCGGCAGCGGGTCGCCATCCCGCTCGTGCTGCAGGGACGCGTGG